The Apostichopus japonicus isolate 1M-3 chromosome 3, ASM3797524v1, whole genome shotgun sequence region ctttccttctatgaaataaacgaatgaataaataataatttcttccacatggtagctaacaccacactaagtcaatgagaaatctagctaaggcTAACCATGTTTATTccctgaaattgtgacgcagttataagatatccatggaatactttctttattgctgttacgttcaaCCAcctggttgcctaacaccacactaagtcaatggggtaatctagcctagccatctgtttattagctgaaattgtgacgcagttataacatatccatggaatactttggttattgctgttatcttcgaccacatggtagcctaacaccacactaagtcaattggaaatctgcctaaccatcggtttgcaaatttaaaaaaaaatcacactttgcgtaggattcgggtaataaattaggaactgggtagtattgcgtcgggcggttaccttcgttattgctgttatcttcgaccacatggtagcctaacaccacactaagtcaatgggaaatctgcctaaccgtcggtttgccaaatttttttttttaaatcacactttgcgtaggattcgtgtaataaattaggaaccggatagtatcgcgtcgggtgggtacccgggtacctggataacccgtgcaaacactaatatatagTCATAGTTATatcatatatagtcatatatatattttgttatatatacgTATGTATAACATATTGCTCATCTTTGGTGGCAGACATAGTATATCTGACATTTTTCAATGGTGTTCTCTCTCTTTTTACATCTATAGGTTCAAAGTGGAACACACAGATATGACTCCTTCCCAAGGACATGGGCTCCGATTGGAGCCACTACATAAGAAAGGACAGTCTAAAACTGAAGACGACCTTGAAAAACAGGTGTCACGCCTCTCTGAATCCAACAACAAGTGCTGCAGATGTTGTGGTTTGACTCGTTCCTTAGGCATACATCAGGCGTGGTTCATCCAGGTAACTAATGCACCCACACAACCTtacccctcttcccctccccaccctcctcccccaccccttcctcaaTTGGATTGGTTAGTCAGATGAGAGACCACTTTACTGATCAGTCACTGTACTATAGATGTCAGTCGTTTTCTGCACTCAGGGGTGCATCATTGTGAGTCAATTCCTACACTCAAGAAGGTTGATAGACATGGTTTGCTGCAGCTGATTCTGCTAGGAACACAAACACTCTCCAAACAGGTTGTTTCAATGTATAGCTGTTGAGCTTTCAACTTTAAAACATTTGAGCCATTTCTGTTGTTTGTAAATATGCAACAGTGAAGGTGGGCTCATTTTGTGCATCAAGGTATGTATATTGTTGGTCAATTTTGTGTGTTATGTGTGTTGAAACCAGGCATATTGTGCGTCAGTTGTTTTGGTGACCAACAAAGGGGGCAATGACCATGCTGAGAGAAGTTGGGGTTATTAGGTCTTATCAAAGTAGATCTCAAAATCCAACAACCTCCTACAACTTTCCCAATTTCCAAAATATAAGGGACGAAAAAATTCAACATCCAAGGTGTGTTAATATTAATAGTGTTTATAGCCAAACTCTTGTATTCTGTACTCTTTCTTACAGGATCCCTGCGGCATTATATGTGCAGTCCTTACATATGCGCTCCTTTTCTATGGTGTTATAGTAACTGACGCAGTGCTTTTGTATCCCATCGGATGGGATGTCTATTCAACGATAAATGGATTCATATTTAACAGCCTCGGTTTCCTCGCCTTCATATCCCACATCAAAGCCATGATGAACGATCCAGTAAGTAAACTTCTAGCATAAATCTCTCTGTTTGCATTTTATCTGACTACATGTTGCCGAATCACACTCTTAGCGTGTGGACCCCTTGCTGTTGCTGCTATAtgagaaattaaaaacaacCTGAGCTGTATGTTCAGGTTAATTTACATCTTGTAGAAGTATTTTTAAAGAGAAGCCAACATGATATGCTTTGTTTCAACTCTTGATATGTGgttataatgtgtaaaagttaggGAAATACAAGGAGGAGGCCACCAGAAACCTGTTTTAAATGCCTTTTGAGGGTAAAGTTCTTAAATTCTGTAAAAATCATATGGAAGGGGTTCTCAATTTATTTTCAGCAAAGGCCAGAGAGAAATATTTGATAGTAGCCAAATGGCCACAGAGAAATGAAATCCTCACTATACCTAGATTTAGCAATATGCAGATTAGGCAGGTGAGGGTACTGAAGGGCCTATGTATCTGATTAGTACAGAATTGTGGGCCAGTTCATTTTGCAAAATGGCCAGAAATCTTTTCAATGGCCCACCTGTTGAAATTCCCTTCCCAGTAGGGAGAACGTTTAAATAGAACCTGTAGCTACTAATACAAGCTGTTATATATTGAGTGTAATATGTCAACCTTTAGTTTATCATATAGTGTCCCATGATATTGAAGCCGAGTTGTTACCTAGCAACCGATGCTGGAAATGACATTTTGAGGCAGCCCTGATTCTATTCATAAAGTTTACCTTTGGAATAAAGTGAAAGacaaattttttaaatataggattttttttttaaaaactacCTGTCATCCACATGTTCTTTTAGGGGCAACTTCTTCCATACCTCTGGCTGgaatttgtgtttttcttctaTCATTGCAGGGAGCAATTCCTTTAGGTAACGCCACCCGAGACCAGCTTGGAAATTTGGGACTGAAAGTAGGTCAGGTGGTTTATAGGTGTCCTAAATGTGTGTGCATTAAACCAGAAAGAACTCATCACTGCAGTGTGTGTAAAAGATGTATAAGGTAAGAGAGTTAAGGTCGGGGGTAATTACGGAGTCTTTGTGCAATGGCCAGCATTAAAACGAGCAAGAAATTCACACTCAATGCTTTCACCAGATGGGtgttggggggttgggggcaATGAAACATACCTCACAGACGACATCAACAAAGTGTGTATTTTGCATCCATTGTTGTATCCATTTAGTATTATctaacatatttcatttcaagttCCAGGTCACACTCAGGGCTCATTGAGATGAGACCAAACAACAACtgcagccccccctccccctccccatccttcTTAAACCCAACATGTTGTATAGTTTCTGTTTATACTGCAGTTaagaaaacagagaaaatgACTATTCCATAATtgaatgtcaacatttttttttttcaaaatcaactATGTCAAAATGCTATGAAGCAAGTTTGTTATAGTGATGCCACtggaatttgttttgttttgtttggctACTGACCATAaacatacaattaagcttaatgtttttttttcccttaaCAGAAAAATGGATCACCATTGCCCTTGGGTGAATAACTGTGTTGGGGAATTCAATCAAAAGTACTTTGTCTTATTCACAGTAAGTtgttaattttctttatttccaaTCATTCTTTTGAATGCATTGGTTACCAAGTATATTTACTGTGCATTGCTCTAATGAGTTCTTTGTTAACCTAGCTTACTAGTCTATGTATACTCACTTAATGCAATTAATACCCTTTTCCTTCTGTCACCCAACTTTAACTGCTCGTCCGTTCCGTTCTCACCGAGAATAATTTCCTTTTACATAACAATCCTTGGATACGTACATTATTAAAGAGTGATTGTGTATCGTGGCAGTTTCGAGAAATGCACTGTAAAAATTCCAGctgttttgtttacatatttttcgATGCTCTTTCTTTATGACTTTAATGTTCGTCTTCTTCCCTactttaaaggagacacaaattcGACCATCATTGTAGATTGaagtgatagagataactgttaTCAGCAACTTCTCCAaagcagctaagaaaaatctgatTCCATTTCTGAGATATCACAGACTTTcatgttccttcacacacaaggcagatgacttgatcaagtctaaatatgacataattgagccacatgtgcttccatttTATaagtatttctttatttatcacAATCTTTGTTTTCTGTATCAGAGACGGGTTTTgaaaatgctgaatctaaactATTGAAGCGCTTAATATGAACGAATGATGGCAtcggtttcagtgtcaacactgaaaacatgaaaaaaaaagtgaaatgtGTTAGATCCTAATGGCACCACGACATCACCGATTTACAAAAAGATAGCTCCCAGACACGACTAATTAAACTACAACATCTCACAAAATGTAGCGAGATATTTCctagctgtttttttttagggggggggttAGTTGTTTGTCAAAAAGATATGTTATTACCCAAAGATGATGAGTGGGTTTCTGTCCCGTTTAATTTGCTTCTTATTATCAGTcgattattgttttattgtgaCTTCTTACACATCAGACGacgttttgtaattttttttttccacaactGTTGGTTGTTCTTCTAGTTATCACTTATCATCAGCCAGGCAGAAAGAATATAACCAGCTAACCCTTACATGTTATTATATTCTATATCTTTGTTGCAGCTATACATTGCCTTAGTCTCAATACACAGTCTTATTATGCTTCTTGTACACTTTGTCAGCTGTGTTGGAACAGAATGGGGAGGTAAGTTTGTACCACTGATGTATCAACCATTAATTAAAAACTGACCCATTTCTGTGAGGTGTTGTTACTTATGTAGTGctgttgtctgatgatcgctcagtGCGTGacactctgagtaacaactactagtgttccactagtctaaACTAATCctcatatatgtgtatgtatataattgaaaacgtaatgagttgaaaaatcaagaacagtgaaaaaacttccagcctccactgggatctCGAACCCGGGCCCCCCGCTTTATAtacggacaccctaaccactaggctatggacgctgattgtatgtccagaggttcgaaactggtaatgaaggtcgtaattccactgtaggtgtttgtcacctgtatcgaacaatactagttctgttttggcgacatttttgccttactctagagatcaaacatgattctaaccaactcgaagtcaacagacttttgttaatgaaatggaggtaaatgaCAAAGGCAATTGAAAACTTAatgagttgaaaaaaaaatgtgtattttatatatatatatatatatatatatatatatatatatatctatatttgtaACCAATCGTTTGTTCATCATAAACAGTATCCTCATTATCCTGTATTGTTcgtatttttcttctttcctcttCTTCAGGTAGCTGCGCCCATTTCTCTTTGCCAGTTACAGTTATATTTATGATGACCCTAACAATGGAAGGCCTTCTATTTTCACTTTTTACTCTCATCATGTTTTGCACACAAGTCCATGCAATCTGCACGGACGAAACGGTAAGTTCACATTTTGAAATCCAAAAGGTCACGATAATCAGGAAGGTCTCTGAAGTTTAACTTTCTAGTCTTGGTTCGATGATTGAATATGGTCACAGACTTTGCTTCCTGGATgtccaaaaatgaaagaatacaAAAAGGCAATCTTGTAAGTACACTGAAGATGACAGGGTCAACGTTTGGCTATTTTACAAAGGTAACATTTTGTGGAATTGCAAGTGAGGTTTGAAAATCAGTTCGTCAGTGATAAAATTTAGGTATGAAATACCAGCCACCAAAGTTGGCTGAAgttgaataatttaaaatagAAGTCTTTTTGGGCCCTTTCATCTTATTGTTTAATATGCGAGCATTCTGTTTGTTGATGATAACGGTTTCAATGTTGATCGTTCTTATCAAGGGCATCGAACAACTGAAACGAGAACAACCAACCTGGAGCAAGAAGACAAGATGTCTTTCCATGAAGTCTGTCTTTGGAAGTAAGATGAATCTGTCGTGGTTGAATCCATTCGTGAAACCTGACGTAGGAAGCGGGAAGGATCTCAGATATATGTACAGTGTTTGATGCCGAGTGTACTAACAGAGAGAGCGTGCTACCATTGGAGAGACCTTTACCTGTTTATGTATTTATTGAGACCCCAAGTTTCCAGAAGTCTAAGAAAGTGTTGATGGATCAAGGCTGCAATGTGAGGTGACTTAAAACTGATGGACGGTGGTTCAACAATGATGGTTGAAGGATCAACACTGGTAGTTGATGGATCAACAATGATGGCTAATGGATCAACACCAATATTAGTGGATCAACACTGATGGCCGATGGATCAACACTGATGGTTGATGGATCAACACTGGTGGTTGAAGGTTCAACACTGATGGCTAATGGATCAACACCAATGTTAATGGATCAACACTGATGGTCGATGGTTCAACACTGATGGTTGATGGATCAACACTGGTGGTTGATGGATCAACACTGATTTCTAATTGATCAACACCAATGTTAATGGATCAACACTGATGGCCGATGGATCAACACTGATGTCTAATTGATCAACACCAATGTTAATGGATCAACACTGATGGTTGATGGATCAACACTGCCGCCGATGGATCACCACCGACAGTTGATGAATCAACACTGCCGCTGATGGATCAACACCGAGGGTTGATGGATCAACACCAATGTTAATGGATCAACACTGCTCTACTCCAGATGCAACATATGAGCTTTTAGTAATTGAATCTCTTCAAGAgactaaaaaacaaaacaaaaagtaacATCACTAGATGGTATCATAGCTCACTGAAAACTTCCCTACTAGGTTTATATCAGCTATGAAAGTTGATACTTAGATGTAGTCAGAAATCTATGGGTGAGATGCCAGGAGATTACTCCATCCTCTCAAACAATGCTTTCGAGGTTTGTTTTGAAGTTGTTCAAACTTTGCAGCTATTTTGGGATACTTATTGATATTTGTTTCAGTATCATATGGTCCCTTCATAGCAGCTGGTTGCCTTTAAATTTAGAAGTGCTCAAGAAAAAACCCAGCCTGCATATCTTAAGATGTGACGGTCATCAATTGAACCCCAGCGAATTTTGCTGTTGTAGTGTATCACTTCACACAGGATTACAGTACATCTTGTGTGTGGAATGGTTTCACTAAAGCTAGCTTATACAACTCCTAAAACATCATCAGTAAATGAATTTGGCATTTATCTCTCTGTTTAGTTTGATGCAATTCACAAATCACAATAGAAAACTAATAGAAACCAATAAGAAAGTATCTTTAGTCTGGTTGAATCATGTCTGAATGTTAAGTATTTCCTTGTTACTCATCAATGTAGATCGACAATGCACCTTTCAATAGCTCGCTTGGCTTTCGGTATAGTTACTAGGAATTTATGTAAATGTCTTTATACAAAAGTATAAGatataaaactgaaaacaaagaTGCAAAATGCACCTTGATCCGATTCccagcatcatcatcataaccTATTTCCAGGTTTGAGAGATATGACATattaaaaagtatcatttttcttttgatgaGATAATGTGCAATACTATGTGATGCCATGAAAGGACCACACCCATAACTGACtgtccctcccccttccctcacccAGCCcctttaaaagaaaacatgattCTATAAccttacaaaataaattatctttCTGAAGGGATTTTATGTCAGTAGTAGGTACTGATCATGTAAACCTCTTTGAAATCCAGTTGTAAGCGATTGATTAAAACTGATTTGAATTTGTAATTATTCTGATTGTACGAGTCATAACAAAAAGGGAGACAAACAAAGACAGCTTGATGTATTTATCCATGTGGGACATCACAtatttaaattacaaattggTGCTTTCTGAAGTAAAATGAATCATTTCAtaattctatttgttttacaacAATTGAGCAAGTGCACAATGTATGAAGATGGAAGAATTGGACCAATACATTTAATTTTTACTTGCTATGAATAATGTATCCTTTGATATGTTG contains the following coding sequences:
- the LOC139959882 gene encoding palmitoyltransferase ZDHHC3-like isoform X2; this translates as MTPSQGHGLRLEPLHKKGQSKTEDDLEKQVSRLSESNNKCCRCCGLTRSLGIHQAWFIQDPCGIICAVLTYALLFYGVIVTDAVLLYPIGWDVYSTINGFIFNSLGFLAFISHIKAMMNDPGAIPLGNATRDQLGNLGLKVGQVVYRCPKCVCIKPERTHHCSVCKRCIRKMDHHCPWVNNCVGEFNQKYFVLFTLYIALVSIHSLIMLLVHFVSCVGTEWGGSCAHFSLPVTVIFMMTLTMEGLLFSLFTLIMFCTQVHAICTDETGIEQLKREQPTWSKKTRCLSMKSVFGSKMNLSWLNPFVKPDVGSGKDLRYMYSV
- the LOC139959882 gene encoding palmitoyltransferase ZDHHC3-like isoform X1, with translation MFKVEHTDMTPSQGHGLRLEPLHKKGQSKTEDDLEKQVSRLSESNNKCCRCCGLTRSLGIHQAWFIQDPCGIICAVLTYALLFYGVIVTDAVLLYPIGWDVYSTINGFIFNSLGFLAFISHIKAMMNDPGAIPLGNATRDQLGNLGLKVGQVVYRCPKCVCIKPERTHHCSVCKRCIRKMDHHCPWVNNCVGEFNQKYFVLFTLYIALVSIHSLIMLLVHFVSCVGTEWGGSCAHFSLPVTVIFMMTLTMEGLLFSLFTLIMFCTQVHAICTDETGIEQLKREQPTWSKKTRCLSMKSVFGSKMNLSWLNPFVKPDVGSGKDLRYMYSV